The Humulus lupulus chromosome 3, drHumLupu1.1, whole genome shotgun sequence genome window below encodes:
- the LOC133825355 gene encoding N-terminal acetyltransferase A complex auxiliary subunit NAA15-like: MHCSVSHFCEMRLTGSGIRMESKVAGLEGCNGVSIEGEGCNEAYELVRQGLKNDLKSHVCWHVYGLLYRPDREYREAIKCYRNALRIDPDNIEILRDLSLLQAQMRDLAGFVETKQQLLSLKSNHRMNWICFAVAHHLNSKYEFDLIY, encoded by the exons ATGCATTGCTCTGTTTCTCATTTTTGTGAAATGAGATTGACTGGTTCAGGCATTCGCATGGAGTCGAAAGTTGCCGGGTTGGAG GGATGTAATGGGGTTAGCATAGAGGGTGAGGGATGTAATGAAGCATATGAGCTTGTTCGGCAAGGATTAAAG AATGATCTTAAAAGTCATGTATGCTGGCATGTTTATGGTCTTCTTTATCGGCCCGATAGAGAATACAGGGAGGCAATCAAATGCTATAGAAATGCACTGAGGATCGATCCAGACAACATTGAAATTTTGCGGGATCTGTCACTGTTACAG GCGCAAATGCGAGATTTGGCAGGGTTTGTCGAGACAAAACAACAGCTCTTGTCTCTAAAATCAAATCATCGTATGAATTGGATCTGCTTTGCTGTTGCtcatcatttaaactcaaagtACGAATTTGACCTTATTTATTGa
- the LOC133825356 gene encoding N-terminal acetyltransferase A complex auxiliary subunit NAA15-like, which produces MVHAAVLSKKLHFAFKAVEIIEAYEGTLEDDFPPDNECCEHGEMLLYKLSISFVCIGAVTGYLCFRFFPTYSCDFLLEESGSIERALDELHKKEPKIVDKLAFKEQEVSLLVKLGHFEEGATLFKALLSMNPDNYGYYEGLHKCVGLYSENGQYSPD; this is translated from the exons ATGGTTCATGCAGCTGTTCTTAGTAAAAAATTACACTT TGCTTTTAAAGCAGTTGAAATTATAGAAGCATATGAAGGGACACTAGAAGATGATTTTCCTCCTGATAATGAATGTTGTGAACATGGGGAAATGCTTTTGTATAAG TTGTCTATAAGTTTTGTGTGTATTGGAGCTGTTACTGGCTATTTATGTttcaggtttttccccacctatTCTTGTG ATTTTTTGCTAGAAGAATCGGGTTCTATTGAGAGAGCTCTTGATGAGTTGCATAAGAAAGAGCCAAAAATA GTTGATAAATTGGCTTTTAAAGAACAAGAGGTTTCTCTTTTAGTAAAGCTTGGTCACTTTGAAGAAGGTGCCACTTTGTTCAAGGCTCTACTTTCTATGAATCCTGACAATTACGG ATACTATGAAGGCCTTCACAAGTGTGTTGGGCTCTATTCTGAAAATGGTCAGTATTCACCCGACTAA